In Bacillus sp. NP247, one DNA window encodes the following:
- the rpsR gene encoding 30S ribosomal protein S18, which translates to MAGRKGGRAKRRKVCFFTSNGITRIDYKDVDLLKRFVSERGKILPRRVTGTSAKYQRKLTVAIKRARQMALLPYVGE; encoded by the coding sequence ATGGCAGGACGCAAAGGTGGACGTGCGAAACGTCGTAAGGTGTGTTTCTTCACATCTAACGGCATCACTCGCATTGACTATAAAGATGTTGATTTATTAAAACGTTTCGTTTCTGAGCGTGGTAAAATTTTACCTCGTCGTGTAACAGGAACAAGCGCGAAATACCAACGCAAACTTACAGTTGCAATTAAACGTGCTCGTCAAATGGCACTTTTACCATATGTTGGTGAATAA
- the ssb gene encoding single-stranded DNA-binding protein produces the protein MMNRVILVGRLTKDPDLRYTPNGVAVATFTLAVNRAFANQQGEREADFINCVIWRKQAENVANYLKKGSLAGVDGRLQTRNYDGQDGKRVYVTEVLAESVQFLEPRNGGGEQRGSFNQQPSGAGFGNQSSNPFGQSSNPGNSGNTGNSGFTKNDDPFSNVGQPIDISDDDLPF, from the coding sequence TTGATGAATCGTGTTATCCTCGTTGGTCGTTTAACTAAGGACCCTGACTTACGTTACACGCCCAATGGTGTTGCAGTAGCTACTTTTACGTTAGCTGTGAATCGCGCATTTGCGAATCAACAAGGTGAGCGTGAAGCTGACTTTATTAATTGTGTAATATGGCGTAAACAAGCAGAAAACGTGGCAAATTATTTGAAAAAAGGTAGCTTAGCAGGCGTAGACGGACGTCTTCAAACTCGTAATTACGATGGACAAGATGGTAAACGTGTATATGTAACAGAAGTTCTTGCGGAGAGCGTACAATTTTTAGAGCCGCGTAATGGCGGTGGGGAGCAACGTGGTTCATTTAATCAGCAACCATCAGGAGCTGGTTTCGGTAACCAAAGCTCTAACCCATTTGGTCAATCTAGTAATCCGGGTAACTCTGGTAACACTGGTAACTCTGGATTTACGAAGAATGACGATCCATTTTCGAATGTTGGTCAACCGATTGACATTTCGGACGACGATTTACCATTTTAA
- the rpsF gene encoding 30S ribosomal protein S6, whose translation MRKYEIMYIIRPGVEEEAQKALVERFAGVLTNNGAEIINTKEWGKRRLAYEINDLREGFYMILNVNSNSEAINEFDRLAKINEDILRHIVVKEEEK comes from the coding sequence ATGAGAAAGTACGAAATTATGTACATCATTCGTCCTGGCGTTGAAGAAGAAGCTCAAAAAGCTTTAGTTGAACGTTTTGCAGGTGTTTTAACAAACAATGGTGCAGAAATCATTAACACGAAAGAGTGGGGTAAGCGTCGTTTAGCTTACGAAATCAACGACTTACGTGAAGGTTTCTACATGATCTTAAACGTGAACTCTAACTCAGAGGCGATTAACGAATTCGACCGTTTAGCTAAGATCAACGAAGATATCCTTCGTCATATCGTTGTTAAAGAAGAAGAAAAATAA
- the ychF gene encoding redox-regulated ATPase YchF produces the protein MGLTAGIVGLPNVGKSTLFNAITQAGAESANYPFCTIDPNVGIVEVPDERLNKLTELVEPKKTVPTVFEFTDIAGIVKGASKGEGLGNKFLSHIRQVDAICQVVRCFEDENITHVSGKVDPIDDIETINLELILADLESVDKRIERVAKLARQKDKEAVYEHEILVRLKEAFEEGKPARTVEFTEEQMKIVKGLHLLTTKEMLYVANVSEDDIMDPSDNKYVQMVKEFAANENSQVIVVCAKIESEIAELDEEEKKVFLEELGIEESGLDQLIRAAYDLLGLATYFTAGVQEVRAWTFKQGMKAPQCAGVIHTDFERGFIRAETVSYDDLMTNGSMTAAKEAGKVRLEGKEYIVKDGDVMHFRFNV, from the coding sequence ATGGGATTAACGGCTGGGATTGTTGGATTACCTAACGTAGGGAAGTCCACTTTATTTAATGCGATTACACAAGCAGGAGCAGAATCTGCGAACTATCCATTCTGTACAATCGATCCAAACGTAGGAATTGTAGAAGTACCAGATGAGCGTTTAAATAAATTAACGGAATTAGTAGAACCGAAAAAAACTGTTCCGACTGTATTTGAATTTACTGATATCGCGGGTATCGTAAAAGGTGCGAGTAAAGGTGAAGGGTTAGGAAATAAATTCTTATCTCACATTCGTCAAGTAGATGCAATTTGCCAAGTTGTTCGTTGTTTTGAAGATGAAAATATTACGCACGTTTCAGGAAAAGTAGATCCAATTGATGACATTGAAACAATTAACTTAGAACTAATCTTAGCGGATTTGGAATCTGTTGATAAGCGTATCGAACGAGTTGCGAAGTTAGCAAGACAAAAAGATAAAGAAGCTGTATATGAGCATGAAATTTTAGTTCGTTTAAAAGAAGCTTTTGAAGAGGGAAAACCAGCTCGTACCGTTGAATTTACAGAAGAGCAAATGAAGATTGTTAAAGGCCTTCATTTACTTACAACGAAAGAAATGCTATATGTAGCAAACGTAAGTGAAGATGATATTATGGATCCTTCTGACAATAAATATGTACAAATGGTAAAAGAATTTGCAGCAAATGAAAATTCACAAGTAATTGTTGTATGTGCAAAAATAGAATCAGAAATTGCTGAGTTAGATGAGGAAGAGAAGAAAGTATTCCTTGAAGAACTAGGTATTGAAGAATCTGGTTTGGATCAATTAATTCGTGCTGCATATGACTTATTAGGACTTGCTACTTACTTCACAGCTGGTGTGCAAGAAGTACGTGCATGGACGTTTAAACAAGGTATGAAAGCACCACAATGTGCTGGTGTAATTCATACAGACTTTGAGCGTGGATTTATTCGCGCAGAAACAGTTTCTTATGATGATTTAATGACAAACGGTTCTATGACAGCTGCAAAAGAAGCTGGAAAAGTACGTTTAGAAGGAAAAGAGTATATCGTAAAAGACGGAGATGTTATGCACTTCCGCTTTAACGTTTAA
- a CDS encoding DUF951 domain-containing protein, protein MEQKQYNLYDVVEMKKAHPCGENRWKIIRMGMDIRVKCEGCDHSVMIPRREFDRKVKKILVKHEE, encoded by the coding sequence ATGGAGCAAAAGCAATATAACTTGTACGATGTTGTGGAAATGAAGAAAGCCCATCCGTGTGGTGAGAATCGCTGGAAGATTATTCGTATGGGAATGGATATCCGCGTTAAGTGCGAGGGATGTGACCATTCGGTAATGATTCCTCGAAGAGAGTTTGATCGTAAGGTAAAAAAAATACTTGTGAAGCATGAAGAATAG
- a CDS encoding mechanosensitive ion channel family protein, translating to MDLALKWFESIDWTNIGVKSLQIVVILILGAIIVRVARAIVRNAFRMGSRSPIQISERRTVTVAKLLENIVAYVVMFIMLIAILGVFNINASGLLAGAGVIGLAVGFGAQSLVKDVITGLFILLEDQFSVGDYVRIGQFEGTVLEIGLRTTKMKSWTGEIHIIPNGSIVQVTNFSVSNSVAFVDVSISYESDIVRAEQVIEDLLVELPGKYEKMVTTPQLLGVQTLAASEVVLRVIAEVEPMQHAVIARALRKEIKNRLDLHGIEIPYPRMVLYSREELVNEKAI from the coding sequence ATGGATTTAGCGTTGAAATGGTTTGAGTCCATTGATTGGACGAATATAGGTGTAAAATCACTACAAATAGTCGTTATTTTAATACTTGGTGCAATTATTGTGCGAGTTGCAAGGGCAATTGTACGAAATGCGTTTCGTATGGGAAGTCGCTCGCCAATTCAAATTTCAGAACGTCGTACAGTTACAGTAGCGAAGTTACTTGAAAATATTGTGGCATACGTTGTTATGTTTATTATGTTAATTGCGATTTTAGGCGTGTTCAATATTAATGCATCTGGTCTATTAGCTGGTGCTGGGGTAATTGGTTTAGCAGTTGGTTTTGGTGCACAAAGTTTAGTTAAAGATGTTATTACAGGATTATTTATTTTGTTAGAGGATCAATTTTCAGTAGGTGATTATGTAAGAATAGGTCAATTTGAAGGAACTGTTTTGGAAATAGGACTACGCACAACGAAGATGAAAAGCTGGACGGGTGAAATTCATATAATACCAAATGGCAGTATTGTACAAGTAACGAACTTTTCCGTTAGTAATAGTGTAGCATTTGTTGATGTATCTATTTCTTATGAAAGTGATATAGTACGAGCGGAGCAAGTTATTGAAGATTTATTAGTGGAATTACCAGGAAAATATGAGAAAATGGTAACAACACCTCAATTGCTAGGTGTTCAAACATTGGCAGCATCTGAAGTTGTATTACGTGTTATTGCTGAAGTTGAGCCGATGCAGCATGCAGTTATTGCGAGGGCTCTTCGCAAAGAGATTAAAAATCGTCTTGATTTACATGGGATTGAAATTCCATACCCACGTATGGTTTTATATAGTCGTGAAGAATTAGTTAATGAAAAAGCAATTTAA
- the yyaC gene encoding spore protease YyaC — translation MNIRSFRLPFFEKETQNVMHHDLEASETISNFLLSHIPIKTNMPLILVCIGTDRSTGDALGPLVGTKLEQIEIKNLQVFGTLDEPIHALNLEEKIQNIQKENPTSFIIAVDACLGKSQSIGSITTGKGPSKPGAAMNKKLPEIGDLHIHGIVNLNGFMEFFVLQNTRLSLVMKMADVIAQSIKETDQKLSALKKANHL, via the coding sequence ATGAATATTAGAAGTTTTCGCTTACCTTTTTTTGAAAAAGAAACTCAAAATGTTATGCATCATGACTTAGAAGCCTCCGAGACAATCAGTAATTTCTTACTTTCCCATATTCCCATTAAGACTAATATGCCACTCATTCTCGTTTGTATCGGAACGGACCGTTCTACCGGTGATGCACTTGGTCCATTAGTTGGGACTAAACTAGAACAAATTGAAATCAAAAACCTTCAAGTATTCGGCACACTAGACGAACCAATACATGCACTAAATTTAGAAGAGAAAATTCAAAATATACAGAAAGAAAACCCTACTTCATTTATTATTGCTGTTGATGCATGTTTAGGGAAATCTCAAAGTATTGGTTCTATAACTACCGGAAAGGGCCCCAGTAAACCTGGAGCTGCGATGAATAAGAAATTACCTGAGATTGGTGATTTGCATATTCATGGTATCGTAAATTTAAATGGTTTCATGGAGTTTTTCGTACTTCAAAATACAAGATTAAGTCTAGTCATGAAGATGGCTGATGTAATTGCACAAAGTATAAAAGAAACAGACCAAAAATTATCTGCATTAAAAAAAGCAAACCATCTATAA
- the spo0J gene encoding stage 0 sporulation protein Spo0J, translating into MAKGLGRGINVFFPDLDVKEEETIQEIIVTELRPNPYQPRKHFNKEAIQELAASIKEHGILQPLIARKSIKGYEIVAGERRYRAAKEAGLEKVPAVVRQLNEQQMMEFALLENLQREDLNPMEEAMAYQMLMNELNVTQEQLAKRLGKSRPYIANYTRLLSLPSFVQDMIANGQLSMAHGRTLLTIKDEEQLKSLLKRIEKEGLNVRQLEQIVQEINQRVSRETQQVKKERNIFFVERETFLREKFGTDVKIKETKKEKGKIEIEFFNKEDLNRILELLSKGN; encoded by the coding sequence GTGGCTAAGGGATTAGGAAGAGGAATCAACGTGTTTTTTCCAGATTTAGATGTGAAAGAAGAAGAAACGATTCAGGAGATTATAGTAACTGAATTAAGGCCGAATCCATATCAACCACGTAAACATTTCAATAAAGAAGCGATTCAGGAATTAGCGGCTTCTATTAAAGAGCACGGTATATTGCAACCGTTAATTGCTCGAAAGAGTATTAAAGGATATGAAATAGTTGCAGGTGAAAGAAGATATCGTGCTGCTAAAGAGGCCGGACTTGAGAAAGTGCCTGCTGTCGTAAGGCAATTAAATGAGCAGCAAATGATGGAATTTGCTTTGCTTGAAAACTTACAACGAGAAGATTTAAATCCTATGGAAGAGGCAATGGCATATCAGATGTTAATGAACGAGCTAAATGTAACACAAGAACAATTAGCAAAACGTCTTGGTAAAAGCAGGCCTTATATCGCAAATTATACTCGTTTGTTAAGCCTCCCTTCATTCGTTCAAGATATGATTGCAAACGGTCAGCTTTCAATGGCTCATGGAAGAACTTTACTTACAATAAAAGATGAAGAACAGTTGAAATCTTTATTGAAGCGAATTGAAAAAGAAGGACTGAATGTTCGCCAATTGGAACAAATTGTCCAGGAAATTAATCAACGTGTTTCACGTGAAACACAACAAGTGAAAAAAGAAAGAAATATATTTTTTGTAGAGCGTGAAACGTTTTTAAGAGAAAAGTTTGGTACGGATGTAAAGATCAAAGAAACAAAAAAAGAAAAAGGTAAAATCGAAATCGAATTTTTTAATAAAGAAGATTTAAATCGAATTTTAGAATTATTATCAAAGGGAAATTAA
- the soj gene encoding sporulation initiation inhibitor protein Soj, translated as MGKIIAIANQKGGVGKTTTSVNLGAGLAQVGKKVLLVDIDAQGNATTGVGIEKSELDQCIYNVLVEDADVQGAIRKTATENLDVLPATIQLAGAEIELVPTISREVRLQRALQPIRDEYEYIIIDCPPSLGLLTINALTAADSVIIPVQCEYYALEGLSQLLNTVRLVQKHLNKNLAIQGVLLTMLDARTNLGIQVIDEVKKYFRDKVYRSIIPRNVRLSEAPSHGKPIMQYDAKSRGAEVYLDLAEEVIAGG; from the coding sequence ATGGGAAAAATCATTGCTATTGCTAATCAAAAAGGCGGTGTTGGAAAAACAACAACATCTGTTAATTTAGGGGCTGGATTGGCACAAGTAGGAAAAAAAGTCCTTCTCGTAGATATTGATGCTCAAGGAAATGCAACGACTGGTGTAGGGATTGAAAAGTCTGAATTAGATCAATGTATTTATAATGTTCTTGTAGAAGATGCAGATGTTCAAGGTGCCATACGGAAAACCGCAACTGAAAACTTAGATGTTCTACCCGCTACAATTCAATTGGCTGGTGCTGAAATTGAATTGGTACCAACCATTTCCCGGGAAGTACGCTTGCAAAGAGCGTTACAGCCAATTCGTGATGAATATGAGTATATTATTATTGACTGTCCCCCATCCTTAGGGTTATTAACGATTAATGCATTAACAGCAGCAGATTCTGTTATTATTCCTGTACAGTGTGAATATTACGCGCTGGAAGGGTTAAGTCAGCTATTAAATACAGTTCGACTTGTGCAAAAGCATTTAAATAAAAATTTAGCAATTCAAGGTGTATTGTTAACGATGTTGGATGCTCGTACAAATTTAGGAATTCAAGTTATAGATGAAGTGAAAAAATACTTTAGGGATAAAGTATATCGTTCGATTATTCCTCGTAATGTTCGCTTAAGTGAGGCACCAAGTCATGGAAAACCAATTATGCAGTATGACGCTAAATCAAGAGGAGCAGAAGTATATTTAGATTTAGCAGAGGAAGTGATTGCAGGTGGCTAA
- the noc gene encoding nucleoid occlusion protein has product MKNTFSRLFGFGDKESEFELQDESHEEIAKKVYEEIQEIPIVNITPNRYQPRTVFDDARIEELALTIRTHGLIQPIVVRQYEDDKYEIIAGERRFRAATKLGWEKVPAIIKNLNDTETASVALIENLQREELTAIEEAVAYQKLIELHNLTQEALAQRLGKGQSTVANKLRLLKLPEEIKSALLEKSITERHARALIPLKNEELQLKVLQEIVEKQLNVKQTEERIAKLLEEVKPKRKAKQKAVSRDARIAMNTIRQSLQMVANSGLNVNSAEEEFDEYYQITIKIPKKK; this is encoded by the coding sequence ATGAAAAATACGTTTTCTCGTTTATTTGGCTTTGGAGATAAAGAGAGCGAATTCGAATTACAAGACGAAAGCCATGAAGAAATAGCTAAAAAGGTATATGAAGAAATACAGGAAATTCCGATAGTAAACATTACCCCTAACCGTTATCAACCACGAACAGTTTTTGACGATGCACGTATTGAGGAGCTAGCATTAACGATTCGTACACATGGGCTTATCCAGCCGATTGTTGTGAGACAGTATGAGGATGATAAGTACGAGATTATTGCCGGGGAAAGGCGTTTCCGCGCAGCAACAAAGTTAGGGTGGGAAAAAGTTCCTGCAATAATAAAGAATTTAAATGATACTGAGACAGCTTCTGTAGCGTTAATTGAAAATTTGCAGCGTGAGGAATTAACAGCAATTGAGGAAGCTGTGGCATATCAAAAGCTGATTGAGTTACATAATTTAACACAAGAAGCATTGGCACAACGACTTGGAAAAGGACAATCGACAGTCGCAAATAAATTGCGATTATTAAAATTGCCTGAAGAAATCAAAAGTGCATTATTAGAAAAAAGTATTACAGAACGGCATGCTCGTGCCCTTATTCCTTTGAAAAATGAGGAATTACAACTGAAGGTTTTACAAGAGATTGTGGAGAAGCAATTGAATGTAAAGCAAACAGAAGAACGAATTGCAAAGTTACTAGAAGAAGTAAAACCAAAGCGCAAAGCAAAGCAAAAAGCAGTAAGTCGAGATGCGAGAATTGCTATGAACACAATTAGACAATCATTACAAATGGTTGCTAACAGTGGTTTGAATGTTAATTCTGCGGAAGAAGAGTTTGATGAATACTATCAAATTACGATTAAAATTCCGAAGAAAAAATAA
- the rsmG gene encoding 16S rRNA (guanine(527)-N(7))-methyltransferase RsmG: MNIEQFQSMLEEKGISLSSRQLEQFGIYFETLVEWNEKMNLTAITEKEEVYLKHFFDSVTAAFYYDFSKPFSICDVGAGAGFPSIPLKICFPHLKVTIVDSLQKRINFLNHLAQKLELSDVAFCHDRAETFGKKEGVREAYDIVMARAVARLSVLSELCLPLVKVGGTFIAMKGAAANEEIENGKYALEVLGGELKEMSTFQLPFEESERNILLIEKKRKTPKKYPRKPGTPNKLPIEK, encoded by the coding sequence ATGAACATAGAACAATTTCAATCTATGCTAGAAGAGAAGGGTATTTCCCTCTCTTCTAGACAGTTAGAGCAGTTCGGAATCTATTTTGAAACATTAGTAGAGTGGAATGAAAAAATGAACTTAACGGCTATTACGGAGAAAGAAGAAGTATACTTAAAACACTTTTTTGATTCTGTTACAGCGGCTTTTTATTATGATTTTTCGAAACCATTTTCTATTTGTGATGTTGGAGCAGGAGCTGGATTCCCAAGTATCCCTTTAAAAATCTGTTTCCCGCACTTAAAAGTAACAATTGTAGATTCATTACAAAAACGTATTAATTTCTTAAATCACTTAGCGCAAAAGTTAGAATTAAGTGATGTTGCATTTTGTCATGATCGTGCTGAAACATTTGGAAAAAAAGAAGGTGTACGTGAAGCATACGATATTGTAATGGCACGTGCAGTTGCACGTCTTTCTGTATTAAGTGAGCTATGTTTACCACTTGTAAAAGTAGGGGGAACATTCATTGCAATGAAAGGTGCAGCGGCGAACGAAGAAATCGAAAATGGCAAATATGCTTTAGAGGTACTTGGCGGAGAATTGAAAGAAATGTCTACGTTCCAATTACCGTTTGAAGAAAGTGAGCGTAATATTTTATTAATCGAGAAAAAGCGCAAGACACCAAAGAAATATCCACGCAAACCGGGAACGCCCAATAAATTACCTATTGAAAAATAA
- the mnmG gene encoding tRNA uridine-5-carboxymethylaminomethyl(34) synthesis enzyme MnmG: MGYNAGSYDVIVIGAGHAGCEAGLAAARMGSKTLMLTINLDMVAFMPCNPSVGGPAKGIVVREIDALGGEMGRNIDKTHIQMRMLNTGKGPAVRALRAQADKFSYQHELKKTIEETPNLTLFQGLVERLIVEDGVCKGVITQAGAEYTAKTVVITTGTFLRGEIIMGDLKYSSGPNNQQPSITLSEHLEELGFDLVRFKTGTPPRVNSNTIDYSKTEIQPGDDKPRAFSFETTKFIMDQIPCWLTYTSTETHRLIDENLHRSAMYSGMIKGTGPRYCPSIEDKVVRFNDKPRHQIFLEPEGRNTQEVYVQGLSTSLPEDVQRDMLRTIPGLENVEMMRTGYAIEYDAIVPTQLWPTLETKKIKNLYTAGQINGTSGYEEAAGQGLMAGINAACRSLGKKEVILGRADAYIGVLIDDLVTKGTNEPYRLLTSRAEYRLLLRHDNADLRLTEVGREIGLIKEDRYERFTNKKLQIEQEKERLESIFIKPRPEVQELIRSIGGSELKDGIRASDLLRRPEVTYEHIHLLVPSEVALSDEITEQVEIQTKYEGYIEKSLQQVERMKKMENKKIPVDIDYDAISSLASEARQKLKDVRPLSMGQASRISGVNPADVSILLIYIEQGKIARVSNQ; encoded by the coding sequence ATGGGATACAATGCCGGTTCATACGACGTCATAGTAATCGGTGCAGGTCATGCAGGATGTGAAGCTGGTCTTGCAGCAGCACGAATGGGCTCAAAAACATTAATGTTAACAATTAACTTAGATATGGTAGCGTTCATGCCATGTAACCCTTCTGTTGGTGGACCAGCAAAAGGGATTGTTGTTCGTGAAATTGATGCATTGGGCGGAGAAATGGGACGCAATATTGATAAAACACATATTCAAATGCGTATGTTAAATACAGGTAAAGGACCAGCTGTACGCGCACTTCGTGCACAAGCTGATAAGTTTTCTTACCAGCATGAGTTAAAGAAAACAATTGAAGAAACACCAAACTTAACGTTGTTTCAAGGTCTGGTAGAGCGTTTAATTGTTGAAGATGGTGTATGTAAAGGGGTAATTACACAAGCTGGTGCTGAATACACAGCGAAAACAGTTGTAATTACAACTGGAACATTTTTACGTGGTGAGATTATTATGGGAGACTTAAAATATTCAAGTGGTCCAAATAATCAGCAACCATCAATTACACTATCTGAACACTTAGAGGAACTTGGTTTTGATCTTGTTAGATTTAAAACAGGTACACCTCCGCGTGTAAATAGTAATACAATTGACTACAGCAAAACAGAAATTCAACCAGGTGATGATAAGCCACGTGCATTTTCTTTTGAAACGACAAAATTTATTATGGATCAAATTCCATGTTGGTTGACGTATACAAGTACAGAGACACATCGTTTAATAGACGAAAATTTACATCGTTCAGCTATGTATTCTGGTATGATTAAAGGAACGGGTCCTAGATATTGTCCTTCTATTGAAGACAAAGTAGTAAGATTTAATGATAAACCACGTCATCAAATTTTCTTAGAGCCAGAAGGACGTAATACACAAGAAGTATATGTTCAAGGCTTATCGACAAGTTTACCAGAAGATGTGCAGCGTGACATGCTTAGAACAATCCCTGGTCTAGAAAATGTTGAAATGATGCGTACGGGTTATGCGATTGAATATGATGCAATTGTACCAACACAACTATGGCCAACACTTGAAACGAAAAAAATTAAAAATTTATATACAGCAGGACAAATTAACGGAACTTCTGGTTACGAAGAAGCAGCAGGACAAGGGCTTATGGCTGGGATTAATGCAGCGTGTCGCTCTTTAGGTAAAAAAGAAGTTATTTTAGGTCGTGCTGATGCTTATATTGGTGTCTTAATTGATGACCTTGTAACGAAAGGTACAAATGAACCATATCGTTTATTAACGTCTCGTGCAGAATATCGCCTATTATTACGCCATGATAATGCTGACCTTCGTTTAACTGAAGTTGGTCGTGAAATTGGCTTAATTAAAGAAGATCGCTATGAGCGATTTACAAATAAAAAGTTACAAATTGAACAGGAGAAGGAACGGTTAGAGAGTATTTTTATTAAACCGCGTCCTGAAGTTCAAGAATTAATTCGTAGTATTGGCGGAAGTGAATTGAAAGATGGAATACGTGCAAGTGACTTATTACGCCGTCCAGAGGTGACATATGAGCATATTCATCTTTTAGTACCAAGTGAAGTAGCATTAAGTGATGAAATTACGGAACAAGTTGAAATTCAGACCAAGTACGAAGGATACATTGAAAAATCTTTACAGCAAGTAGAACGTATGAAGAAAATGGAAAACAAAAAAATTCCTGTGGATATTGATTATGATGCGATTTCTAGCCTTGCCTCAGAAGCGAGACAGAAATTGAAAGATGTTCGTCCGCTTTCAATGGGGCAAGCTTCACGTATTTCTGGCGTAAATCCAGCTGATGTTTCCATTTTGCTTATTTACATTGAACAAGGAAAAATTGCACGAGTATCGAACCAATAA
- the mnmE gene encoding tRNA uridine-5-carboxymethylaminomethyl(34) synthesis GTPase MnmE — translation MEFDTIAAISTALGEGAIAIVRVSGDDAIEKVDRIFKGKDLTQVSSHTIHYGHIVDLDTNQVIEEVMVSIMRAPRTFTRENIVEINCHGGLVSVNKVLQLILAQGVRLAEPGEFTKRAFLNGRIDLSQAEAVMDLIRAKTDRAMNVAINQMEGRLSKLIGHLRQEILETLAHIEVNIDYPEYDDVEEMTHNILIEKATHVRAEIKKILETSKQGKILREGIATAIIGRPNVGKSSLLNSLVQEKKAIVTDIAGTTRDVIEEYVNVRGVPLKLIDTAGIRETEDVVERIGVERSKEMMNQADLVLVVVNYSESLTNEDEELFHAVQGKDFIVIVNKTDLPQEIDMERVTELAVGNRVITTSLIEERGIDELEKAIADLFFEGAIDSADMTYVSNARHIGLLTQAGKTIGDAIEAIENGVPIDMVQIDLTRTWEILGEITGDTVHESLIDQLFSQFCLGK, via the coding sequence ATGGAATTTGATACAATTGCCGCAATTTCCACAGCACTTGGGGAAGGTGCAATTGCCATTGTTCGAGTAAGTGGGGATGATGCGATTGAGAAAGTCGATCGTATTTTTAAAGGGAAGGATTTAACACAGGTTTCTTCTCATACAATTCATTATGGTCATATTGTCGATTTAGATACAAATCAAGTTATTGAAGAAGTTATGGTGTCCATTATGCGTGCACCAAGGACTTTTACGCGTGAAAATATAGTAGAAATTAACTGTCATGGTGGACTTGTTTCGGTAAATAAAGTATTACAGCTTATTTTAGCACAAGGAGTACGACTGGCAGAGCCTGGTGAATTTACAAAACGTGCTTTTTTAAATGGACGTATTGATTTGTCACAAGCAGAAGCTGTTATGGACTTAATCCGTGCGAAAACAGATCGTGCTATGAATGTAGCGATTAACCAAATGGAAGGACGATTATCTAAATTAATCGGCCATCTACGTCAAGAAATATTAGAAACATTAGCTCATATTGAGGTGAATATAGATTACCCAGAATATGATGATGTAGAAGAGATGACGCATAATATTTTAATTGAGAAAGCTACACATGTCCGTGCTGAAATTAAAAAGATATTAGAAACATCGAAGCAAGGAAAGATTTTACGTGAAGGTATTGCCACTGCAATTATTGGTAGACCTAATGTTGGGAAGTCATCGCTATTAAATAGTCTTGTTCAGGAGAAAAAGGCAATCGTAACTGATATTGCAGGAACAACTCGTGATGTTATTGAAGAGTACGTTAATGTGCGTGGTGTACCACTTAAACTTATAGATACAGCCGGTATTCGTGAAACGGAAGATGTTGTTGAGCGAATCGGTGTAGAGCGTTCGAAAGAAATGATGAATCAAGCGGATTTAGTGTTAGTTGTAGTCAATTATAGCGAGTCTTTAACAAATGAAGATGAAGAACTATTCCATGCTGTACAAGGAAAAGATTTCATTGTCATTGTAAATAAGACAGATTTACCGCAAGAAATTGATATGGAACGTGTTACAGAGTTAGCGGTGGGTAATCGTGTTATTACTACATCTTTAATTGAGGAGCGAGGAATTGATGAGCTTGAAAAGGCAATAGCTGATTTATTCTTTGAAGGAGCAATTGATTCCGCGGATATGACATATGTTTCTAATGCGAGACATATCGGGCTATTAACACAAGCAGGAAAAACAATTGGTGATGCAATTGAAGCGATAGAAAATGGTGTTCCAATTGATATGGTACAAATTGATTTAACAAGAACGTGGGAAATACTTGGTGAAATTACTGGTGATACTGTCCATGAAAGCTTAATTGACCAGTTGTTCTCTCAATTTTGTTTAGGAAAATAA